In the genome of Spirochaetia bacterium, one region contains:
- a CDS encoding SDR family oxidoreductase, with amino-acid sequence MKFDYAKEFSVAGKCCIVTGGAQGLSRGMAEGLLENGARVVLMDIQEDKLKQVVESYNDMGYQAYGVSGNLSDRKDIDRMFTKAMEYLGGRLDVLIPAAGIQRRHLPEEFPMDEWDLVININLNHVFIMCQKALKVMLTQPEGGKIINIGSMVSWFGGTTVPAYTAAKGAVTQLTKSLAVDCAGRNININALAPGYMDTEMCANMSQSRKDECTLRIPAGRWGTPEDMKGPVLFLASHASDYLNGAIIPVDGAYLVK; translated from the coding sequence TTGATTATGCAAAAGAATTTAGTGTTGCTGGAAAATGTTGTATTGTAACAGGTGGAGCACAAGGTCTTTCAAGAGGAATGGCTGAAGGTTTATTGGAAAATGGAGCCCGAGTCGTGTTGATGGATATTCAAGAAGACAAATTGAAACAGGTGGTTGAATCCTATAATGATATGGGATATCAGGCTTATGGTGTCAGTGGAAATTTGAGTGATAGAAAGGATATCGATCGTATGTTCACAAAAGCGATGGAATATCTTGGCGGGCGATTGGATGTCCTTATTCCTGCTGCAGGTATTCAGCGTCGTCATTTACCTGAAGAGTTCCCGATGGACGAATGGGATCTTGTGATTAATATTAACTTGAACCATGTATTTATTATGTGTCAAAAAGCTTTAAAAGTGATGTTAACGCAGCCTGAAGGCGGAAAAATTATCAATATTGGTTCTATGGTTTCTTGGTTTGGAGGAACTACGGTTCCTGCATATACAGCAGCGAAAGGTGCTGTGACGCAACTTACTAAAAGTTTGGCAGTTGATTGTGCTGGACGTAACATTAATATTAATGCACTGGCTCCTGGCTATATGGATACTGAGATGTGTGCAAATATGAGTCAATCAAGAAAAGATGAATGTACGCTTAGAATTCCTGCAGGTCGTTGGGGTACACCTGAGGATATGAAAGGTCCTGTACTTTTCTTGGCTTCCCATGCTTCAGATTATCTTAATGGTGCAATCATTCCAGTAGATGGAGCTTACCTTGTAAAATAA